The genomic window CCATGAGGTTAATATGATCAGCAATCCCCATCACCGTCCCCGGCTGGAATGATTTCCTGATTCCCCCGGCACTATTGGTCAACACCAGCCCGGACGCCCCCATGAGTTTGGCAAGACAAACGGGAAACGCGACCGGGTCCCAACCAACGCCTTCATACACATGACGGCGTCCTGCAAAAATCAACAGTTCCACGCCCGCCTGTTCCGCCAGCAGGAGTTGCCCGCCATGGCCCGCCACTTGCGGAGCACCTAACTCGGGAATATCGGCATAGTTCAGTGTCGCCCTGACGGCAAATCCATCGGCCACCTCACGCCAACCGGAGCCCATCACCAGGGCTAATTCCGGGCGAAACCCTGGAAATTGGTTGCGGATTTTCTCCGCCGCTAAAATGAGTGTGTCCGTGTGTATCATCTTACTCCCATCCCCTCTCAAAGTCTTTCGAGCACCAGCGGGCCTGTTGGCACAGGATCCGGACTGATCACAAAGGCCTGACGCACCAAAGCCAGCCCCGCCTCCAGGCGCTCCCGGGTGGCGGCATGCAGGGTCACCAGCGGGGCCCCGGCGGCAACCGCTTCCCCTATCTTCAACAAATGGGATAAGCCGGCAGCATGATCAATGGAATCGGTCGTTTTACTGCGGCCAGCGCCCAGCAACAAGCTAGCACGCCCGATTTTATCCGCATCGACATCCTTCACAAACCCGCCTGCAGGCGCAGGGTAATCCATCCGCTCCCGACTGGCCGGAAACCGGCGGGGATCATCAAGCACCTCTGTATTACCTCCATGCAGACGCACCATTTTCTTGAAGCGCTCAAAAGGCTCGCCGGAGTCTAATGCCCGGCGGATAAGCGGCAATCCCGCTGCGGCGGTGGGAACCACTCCCGCCAGTACCAGCATTTCAGCCCCCAACATCAACGTTAACTCGGTGCTATCCGCAGGGCCCCGCCCCTTCAGAATATCGACCGATTCCGTGATCTCGAGGGCATTGCCCACGGTGCGCCCGAGTGGCTGATCCATCGCGGTAATCAGGGCGGTAACCCGCTTTCCCATGCTGCGCCCGACCTGGACAAGCGCCCCAGCCAGAGCCCGCGCCTCTTCCCGTGTTTTCATGAAGGCACCCCGCCCGCATTTGACGTCCAGCACGAGCCCGTCAATTCCCTCCGCCAACTTCTTGCTCATGATACTGGAGACAATCAGGGGAATGGAGGGCACCGTCGCGGTGACATCCCGCAAGGCATACAGTTTCCGGTCCGCCGGCACCAGCCGTTCCGTCTGACCGATCAATGAGCACCCGCAGGCCTGAAGCACCCCGATAAACTCGGAAATCGACAACCCTGTCCGATACCCGGGAATCGACTCCAGTTTATCCAGGGTTCCCCCCGTAATCCCCAGGCCCCGCCCGGAAATCATGGGAACCGCCACGCCGCAACAGGCCATGATCGGCGCCAGGGGAATGGAGAGTTTGTCCCCGATTCCGCCCGTGGAATGCTTATCCACCTTGGGAAGCAGGAGTGCGGAGGTATCCACCACGTCACCAGACTGCATCATGACACGCGTCAGACTGGCCATTTCCCCGGGAGTCATCCCCTTGAAAAAGATGGCCATGGCCAGAGCGGACATCTGGTAATCCGGAATATCCCCCCGGGCATAGCCCCCGATAAAGTGACTCAACTCTTCATCGGTGAGGAGTTCACCGTTACGCTTTTTTTCGATAATCCATTGGGGAAGCATATTGGGACAATACGAACGCCCTCCGCCGCTGTCAAACCCTTCCTCGAATCAGGGCATTTCCAGCAGGGCCTGTTCCGCAGCCTTCTGGCGCAAGGCCTGCCAGATTTTATCCGACCCATCGGCCCCGGCCACCGGCGTCCCGTGCAAACGCGCGATCCGGTCATATCCGGCCGCAAAGGCGGGAACCCCGAGGCGTCGCCAAATCTCACTTCGCACCAGCCAGTCCACCACCAACTTCTCCCTGCCAACCTGATCCAGGCCGGTCGCCCGGTCCGCCACCTCTTTTTGAATAAAGGCCTCAAGGGTCATCTCCCCGGCGATGCCATCCGCTTTCTCCCGCTTTAATTCCTGAAGGGCGGTGTTGGCCTCAAGCGGGCGATCAAATGCATATAAATACAGGGCCGACTCCTTGAGCAGCACGGTCACGGCCAAGCTCACCAACGGATCCCCTGCCGGTTTCGTATTGGCACAATGTCGAATGGCTTTCATCGCGACATCCAGCCGCGGGCCACGCTGATAGCGACGTTGCTCGGGGAGATACACCAGTGCCCCGCCCTTTACGGTCTCGGTCAGCGCCATCCAGACAAGCCGGTCACACCACACGGCATCGGCGGAGGCGAGCGATTTCCCCCGGTAGCCCCAATACATCGCATGCGTTTCCGGGAGACGCCAATCCAGAGGGCCATAGGCGCGATCAAGGGCGTTCATCACCTCGACATTCAATCCCAGGGAGGCCAGTAACGGCGCGGCCTTCCCCTGCTTCAAAAGCATGGGATAATCCGCCAGCCCACCGCCCAGCAGTTGGGTCATCTCACCCGCCCAGGCAATGCGGTAATACGGAGCGGCCTCATCCCACCGTCCGCCCACCTTGTCAAAGAACATCCAACCCAATTCCCAATAGAGCTTCGCGTTGGAGGGATTTGAGGGGATGCCTTCATCGCGCAGGAGCCGGATGCCATTTTTCACCCAATGCCAGCGGTCGGCCGGATCGGACACCACTGCGGTAATATTATAGGCCATATTCCAGGCATGATAGGCCCAGATTTCAGGATAGCGTGGTTCCAGCCGGGTAATCCAATCCGATAACTGGGCCACTTCAAAAAACCGGCCCTCGTCCTGGAGAGACGCCGCCCGTACCCAGAGGAAATCGGCCAGCAGTCCGCGAAACCCGCCCAGGGCCACGGAGACAAAGCGCACACCCGGCGGGGTGTCGGCAGTTAAGTCACGCGATGCAGGACCGGTTGAGGGGGAGTGCCCGCCCCATATGGCGGCCAGTGCGAGCAGTCCCGCGGCCAGAAGCACCAGCATGAACGTCGAACGCTTCGAATTCACCACGTTTCCTGATGTACCAGTTCGGCCATCGACTTCCTGCTTTTGGCGCGCACGGGTTCGGCCGGATAGCCGAGCGGAAGCATCGCCAGCGGCTCAATTCCGGCAGGCAGATTCAGCACGTTTTTCACTTTGGCCGGATCAAAGGCACCGATCCAGCAGGTGCCCAGGCCTAACTCAGCCGCGCAGAGCGTCAGATGGTCCACCACAATCGCCCCGTCTACATCCGCATAACTCTTGTTGTCCGAACGGACCCAGGCGCGTGCGGGTTCGACACAGATCACGATGAGCACCGGGGCCTGCCAGAACCAGTCCCGCGGATAGGCCACCCCCAGCTTGCGCCGCTGTTCTTCATTGCGGACCACCACCAGATGACAGGGCTGCCGGTTGGCTGCCGAGGGGGCCAGCCGCCCCGCCTCAAGGACCGCTTCAAGCGCCTCTGGAG from bacterium includes these protein-coding regions:
- a CDS encoding thymidine phosphorylase; the protein is MLPQWIIEKKRNGELLTDEELSHFIGGYARGDIPDYQMSALAMAIFFKGMTPGEMASLTRVMMQSGDVVDTSALLLPKVDKHSTGGIGDKLSIPLAPIMACCGVAVPMISGRGLGITGGTLDKLESIPGYRTGLSISEFIGVLQACGCSLIGQTERLVPADRKLYALRDVTATVPSIPLIVSSIMSKKLAEGIDGLVLDVKCGRGAFMKTREEARALAGALVQVGRSMGKRVTALITAMDQPLGRTVGNALEITESVDILKGRGPADSTELTLMLGAEMLVLAGVVPTAAAGLPLIRRALDSGEPFERFKKMVRLHGGNTEVLDDPRRFPASRERMDYPAPAGGFVKDVDADKIGRASLLLGAGRSKTTDSIDHAAGLSHLLKIGEAVAAGAPLVTLHAATRERLEAGLALVRQAFVISPDPVPTGPLVLERL
- a CDS encoding nitroreductase family protein; the protein is MSFLDLAKKRFSVRRFDVTPIPPEALEAVLEAGRLAPSAANRQPCHLVVVRNEEQRRKLGVAYPRDWFWQAPVLIVICVEPARAWVRSDNKSYADVDGAIVVDHLTLCAAELGLGTCWIGAFDPAKVKNVLNLPAGIEPLAMLPLGYPAEPVRAKSRKSMAELVHQETW